The window CGGAATGAGCACGCACACGTCCTCGGAGTCGGGCATTGTCGGGGAGATAGACACGGGGGGCTAAAAGCCCCACCTTTTCCTCTCGGATTTCCGAACCGGACAATCCATAGATGTTTAAAACGAACCGCCCAACCACCGATATGAACCGGCTTGCGAAAGCGTCCGCGGTCGTTATCGCGGTCGCCGCAGTTCCGTATTTCGTGTTTCTCGCATTGTACGGGTTGATACGCCCGTCGGGGTCACCCGCACGGAAACGGGACGATAAACCGAGCGTGAGTATCGTGCTTCCGACGTACAACGAAGCGGACATCATCGAGAAAAAACTGGACGACCTTCTCGAACTGGACTACCCGATGGAAGCGATCGAACTCGTCGTCGTCGATTCGAGCGACGACGAGACCCCCTACCTGATTCGTGACTATCTCGCCGACCACGAACACCCGTCGTTGAATCTCATCGAAGAGGAGGAGCGCCGCGGCCTCGCTCCTGCGCTCAACGACGCCTACGCCGCGGCAGCAAACGAGATGGTGGTCAAAACCGACTGCGACTCGTTCGTGGCGAACGACGCGCTCCACGTTGCGGCGACGAACCTCGCAGACCCGGACGTCGCTGCAGTGACCGGGCAGAACGCCGAAGTGCTCGGCGGGAGCGAAGTCGAGGAAGGGTACCGCGGCATACAGGCCCATATCCAGACGCTCGAATCCCACCTCGATTCGACGCTCATCTTCCACGGTCCGTTCTCGGCGTTCGAAAACGACGCCATCGTTCCTCTCGACCCGAACTCGCTCGCGGACGATACCGAACTCGCACTGAAGATACGTCGCAACGGAAAGCGTGTCGTCTTCGACCCGAACATCCGGTACAGCGAGGCATCCCACTCCGATTTCACGAAGCGCAGATTGCAGAAAGACCGGCGTGGAATGGGGTTGATTCGACTGTTGGTGCAACATCGGGATGCACTCGGCCGGTATGGAAAGTACGGTGGGCTCGTACTTCCGTTCAACTGGTGGTTCATGATCGTCTCGCCGTGGCTGGTGGCGCTGTCGATCGGGCTGTTGACGGGCGCTGCGCTGGTTGCGGCCGGGCCGTTCGGGCTCGTCGTTCCTGCAGGGCTCGGGCTGTTCGTTCGACTGGGCGGGAGTGATCGGTTGGGTTCGCTGCAACCGTTGTACGCTATTTTCGACGCGCAAGTCTCGTTGTTCCGAGCCAGCCTGGAGTTGTTGCGCGGAGACGGTGATGGGACATGGGAGATCGATGAAGAACTGCGGGAAGCTTTTGAGTAAACACGATACTGAATAACTGTGTCATTTCACCCGATACTTTGAGTGAAGTGAGTGAGAAAGCTTATGTATTCAAAGAGGACTGAAAGGTCATAAGGAATGTCGGATGATTCACCCTCGGTCGCTATCCTGCACGATCGATTTCCGCAAATCGGCGGCGGCGAGAAGTTCGCCATCGAGGCGGCCCGGACGCTTGATGCGCCGATTTACACGATGTACGTCTATCCTGGAACAGAGATTCCGGATGATGTACGTGTTGTTCCGATCAAACAAGGGAAGTACGCACGAGGGTTGTCGAAACATATCCTGGCGTGGAAAAACGAAGGGTCGAACCCACTAGAGACACTCTCCGTGGCGATGGATATGACCGACGCACATCCAGAACTCACTGAATACGATGTAATTCTGGGGAGTGCTCCGTTGTCCAAGCATTATATTCCGACAGTCGATCAGACGATTATTCACTATCCACATAGTCCGCCTCGGTGGTTGTACGACCTTTATCGTGATCGAATGGAATCGTTCGACTATCCTGGTGTTCGTTTCGTGTTGAAAGCCTACGCGAAGTGGTGGCGCGCACTGGACAAGGAAGCGAACGACTACGTGGACACATTTGTCGCAAATAGCGAACTCATCCGCGACCGAATTCGACGATACTATCATCGCGACGCGGAAGTCGTCTATCCCCCCGTCACCGGTGATTGGCGCAACGAAGGCGACGAGGGCTATTTTGTGACGTGGTCACGACTCGCTCCGGAAAAAAGGATGCCGCTCCTTGCGGAGGCGTTCACCGAATTGGATGAACGCCTTATCATCGCCGGGGATGGTGCAGATAGGGAGAAAGTCGAACGCATCGCACGTGATCACGATAACATCGAGATACTGGGATTCGTAGAGGATATCGAGTCGCTCGTTGCTCGTTCGACAGGTGTGATTTACGCACCAGTGCAGGAAGACTTCGGACTCGTAGGTGCGGAGGCATTGATGGCTGGAAAGCCGCTCCTTGGCGTAAATGAGGGTTTTACGAAGTATCAGGTCGAGGAAGGTGTGACTGGCGAGTTGTTTGAACCGGCGGTTGAATCGATTCGAGATGAAGTCCGGAAATTCGATTCGGGCAAGTATGACTGCGATGTGATTCAGAAGTATGCTGAAAAATACCGACATGATGCGTTTCAAGAAGGACTTCAAAACGTCGCCGGATATGTTCCCGAGGATGAATGACGATTGAAAAACCCATTTCGTCCGATAAGCCGATAATTTCTGTCGTTATACCGACAATTCCGTCGAATAGTCACACGGATGTCATCGAGTGTCTCGAAACACAAACGATGAATTCATTCGAAGTCATCGTGGTAAACGATGCGAACCTCGATATCTGTGAAGCACGAAACGCCGGTATCAAGGTTGCTTCCGGTGACGTGGTAGCACTCACTGATGACGACTGTCGACCGGGTCCAGAGTGGTTAACGAACATCTGGACGGAATTTGAGAGGAATTCGGATCTCGTCTGTTTGGAAGGGGCAGTACAAGGAGGACGAACTTATACGGGAACGCGAAAATATGTAGGATGTAACCTTTCGTTTGACCGTGAGACGGCGCTCATGATTGGAGGATTTCGAAGCGAATATGCTGGATGGCGAGATGACACCGAATTCGGTTGGCGAATGGAGCGGGACACAGATGGTCGCAGTCAGTTTTGTGCCGCAGTCCGGATGAGCCATCCGGACCATCCCCGCGCAAATATCGACGAAGATCTCGAACGGAAACTCAGAGCAGAGTATCCAATTCGATATAAAAAAATCCTTGTTCCAGATACAATTATCGGCAAACTGAATGACTGGCTCTGGAGGCGCGGAATTTGGGATTACGTCGACAGCGCTAGAGACGGAGGATTGAAATAATGACAAATATAGCAGTAGTCGTTCTGGATACGCTCCGAAAGGACGCATTCGATAAACATTTCGAATGGCTGCCGGGGAAACGTTTCGAGAATGCATGGAGTACCAGCCACTGGACAGTACCGGCACATGGGTCGCTATTTACCGGCAAATATGCGAGCGAGGCTGGTGTCTATAGGCATGCAGAAATGCTTAATTGCGATGATTCTGTTCTTGCGGAACGCCTTCGTAACACAGGATATACCACACGAGCGTTCAGCGGAAACCCAAATATCTCACGACAGTTCGAGTTCCATCGCGGGTTCAGCCAGTTTGAAGGGAGTTGGCGACTTCAGGCAATAGACCGAAATCTGTTCGATTGGGACAAATTCATTGCAAAGACCGAACGAATGGGTCCACAACGGTTTCCGCTCGCGCTCTGGAAATGCATTAGCGGCGACTGCAGTACAGTACCGTCGTTGCGGCGGGGAGTCATTCTTAAGCTCCGTGATATGGGATACGGTAGCAAAAGCGTCGACGACGGTGCGCGTGAAGCACTATCGTTCGTCCAAGCTACCGAGTTCGGCGAACAGGAATTCCTATTTTTGAATCTAATGGAAGCGCACTCCCCGTACTCCGCTCCAGAGGAGTATCAAACCGTGACACCGCCGAATATCAGTGGTTTGAATGCGACAATGGATGAACCCACAGACGACCCGGACCGAATACGCCAAGCGTACGACGACGAGGTCAGATATCTGTCCAATATGTACAGAAGGATATTTGAGGAGTTGAAAAAAGAGTTCTCAGTTATTATCACGCTAAGCGACCACGGAGAACTGCTGGGGGAACACGACGCCTGGGAACACATGTACGGGATCTATCCCGAGCTGACTCATGTCCCTCTGTGCGTGTACAAGGGGGAGAACGATACGACCTCCAGTGATGAGACGGTCAGCATTCTAGACGTCCACAGGACAGTTCTAGAAGTAGCAAAAATCGATGCCGATAGCCGTGGTCGTGACCTCCGAAAGCCAATCGAAGCAAGGGAGGTTCTTACCGAGTATCACGGCCTTTCTGATCGTCATTACTATGCTTTGAAAAATAATGGATACGAGGACATCGACTATCTCAAAACCGAACTGCGTGGTTTCGCAAAGGATGGGTATTACGGACATCAAACGTTCGATGGGTTCGAAGAACACGGGAGTGGAGTAGAAGGGGACCCACGCGATCGACTCAAAGACCTCATAACACAACTTGCCGTGATAGAGACACGAGACGACGTCGACCTTTCGGATTCGGTGAAACAACAGTTGGAAGATTTGGGATACGCCTAAAACTGACAATATATTCAACATGTCGACAGACGCATCCGAAGTCAGCTTTGGCGGTGAAACGGTAAACGCAACAGTTGCCAAGTTCGCAATGGCGGCGAGTGGGTTCGTGGGGACCATCCTATTTGCCCGATTGCTCGATCCCACGTTGTTAGGCGGGTTTTACCTGCTTCTGGGGTTAGTGAAAATAGCGGACAGACCGATCCATGGATGGGCAATCGCCGCAAAAAAGCGATTTTCGGAGCACGATGTTCGGGATGAGTCTATCGTGGGCGCACAAATCGTATTCATTATAGTTTGGCTCGTTTTCGTCGCCGCAATCTCGTTTTTCCTCTCTGGTTGGTTGAGAGAATATACGAAACTGACGACCGCACCGCTATTATTTCTGCTCCTCTTAGCGTCCGAACCGCTGTACGAACCCTTCGAAAAGTTGCTACAGGCACGTGGTCAAATCGGTGTTGCCACTTGGCTCGATACGCTTCGCTCCTATCTCACGCTGCCATTTCAGATTTGGTTAGTTCTCGCCGGTTTCGGTACAGCAGGACTAGTTTATGGATTGGCTGGTGCAACCGTGTTATCCCTTCCTGCGATATTCTATTATCTTCACACACCGCCGGCTCTTCCCACGATATCCGTTCTGCGAAGTCTTTGGCGATATGCCAAATATAGCGTTCCATCGAGTTTCTTCGGCACTATCTACGACCGGTTCGACGTATTGTTACTCGGTCTACTGCTGACGCCGACCGCCGCGGGATATTACGAGGTTGCTGCGAAACTAACGCTTCCCGCGATATTCGTCGGCAACGCCGCCGCCAGCGGGTTGATGGCACGTGTGAGCAACCGTCGAAGTAAGAACCAGGACGTTTCGGCGGATGTGTATAATGCCTTGTCGTTTACGAGCATACTCGCTATTCCAATATTTTTCGGGGCACTTGCCCTGTCACAATCTCTAGTCGTTACGTTTTATGGACCGAGGTATGCACCGGCAGGAGCGTTACTGATCTTTATCGCTGCCTACCGCTTGCTTAAATCCCAGAATGCACCCCTCACACAGACTATAAACGGGTTGAATAGTCCGGAGACTACGATGCGTATTTCGGCTGGCACGCTCGCGATCAACATCGTTCTAGGTGTAGTATTGGTACTACAGATTGGAGCAGTCGGGGTCGCTGTTGCCACGTTAATTGCCGAAGGCGCACGCTATCTATCGCTTTTGACGGTAGTTCGAGGGCGCATCCCCGGCGTTAGATTCCTCCCCCGGACACTTCTGGAACAGTTCAGCGCCGGAGTGATCATGTTTCTCATCGTTTCATTGGCTCATCGAATAGTTCCCGTTCGGTCGTGGCCTGACCTCTTCACGTTGCTCGCTATCGGCGCAGCTATCTATATATTGACACTCCTTCTCGTCAGCTCGCGATTACGACAAACAATCGGAAGCGTTCTTCGTGGCTCCCAAATCGAACGGTTTGTGCCACATCAAATATTGGACTGGTGATATAGATCGACTCGTTGCGCTATCATAAGGCTTATCCCCACTTTGACAGACCTTTCACTCGATGAGCCAAGGTACAGAACAGGTCGAGGAATCCTCCAATATCGCCGATTCCGTCCTCGATCAGATAGAAGACTGGTATCATGTCCCTGCACTCGCACTTCTGTTGGGATTCATGTTGTGGGTACGGCTGCAATCCTACGACAGATTCATCGTCAACGGAGAGGTATTTTTCTCCGGAAACGACGCGTGGTACCACCTCCGTCAAGTACAGTATACAGTCAACAACTGGCCCGCGACGATGCCGTTCGATCCGTGGACGTTCTATCCCTTCGGAACGAGTGTCGGTCAGTTCGGCACGCTCTATGACCAACTCGTCGCTACTGCCGCGCTGATCGTCGGCCTCGGCGACCCATCGCAGAAAACGGTCGCACTGACGCTATTGGTTGCTCCAGCAGTGTTCGGAACGCTCGTCGCCATCCCGACCTACTTCGTCGGAAAGCGACTTGGCGGCCGTCTCGGCGGGCTATTCGGAGTTCTCGTGCTGGTACTGATTCCGGGCGAGTTCCTCCGTCGTGGCTTGGTCGGGTTCTCCGACCACAACATCGTCGAGCCGTTCTTCCAGACGCTCGCCGTGCTGGCGATGATGGTTGCGGTCTCCGTCGCCGAACGGGAACGTCCGGTTTTCGAACTGCTGGCTGACCGTGATTTCGACTCGGTTCGCCGGCCGCTAGGATATAGCGTTCTCGCGGGTATCGCGACCGCTCTCTACCTTTGGACGTGGCCTCCGGGCGTCCTCCTCATCGGTATTTTCGGCGTATTCTTCCTGCTGAAACTGACCGCGGACTACGTTCGTGGTATCAGCCCGGACCACCTCGCGTTCGTCGCGTCGGTCAGCATGGGCGTGACGGGACTCCTCTTGTTCGTTCCGCTCGGAACCGTTTCGTTCAGCGCGACGAAGTTCTCCCTGCTCCAACCGTTCATGGCCTTCGCCATTTCCGTCGGCGCAGGGTTCATGACGTGGCTGGCCCGTGAGTGGGACGACCGTGACCTCTCGACGGCGCTCTATCCCGTTGCAATCTTTGGGATTCTCGCCGTGGGTACGCTCGTCGTCTACGTCGCGCTTCCGAGGTTGTTCGGCCTCATTCAAACCAACCTCGTCAGGTTTGTCGGGTTCAACGCGGGCGCGGCCCAGCGGACCATCGGTGAAGCACAACCGTTCTTGCAGAGTGGACAGTCGCTCGCGTCTGCGGTCATCCCACAGTACGGCCTGACCTTCTTCACCGCCATCATCGGCGCGCTGGTGATGGTTTGGCGTTCCGTTTCGGCCGACGAGCACCAAGCCGAAAAGCTTCTCGTGCTGGTTTGGGCGGCCTTCATCACGGCCGCCGCGTTCACACAGGTTCGATTTAACTACTACCTCGCCGTTCCGGTCGCGGTGCTGAACGCCTACCTCCTCGGCTGGGTTCTCGGCTTCGTCGGATTCGACAGTTCGTCGCGTGAAGCGATTCAGAACGTCGAAATCTACCAGGTGCTGGCAGTCGTTTTCGTCATCATGCTCGTTATCCCGGGACTGGTCATGCCCGTCCAGGTGGGTAATACGCGGACGGCAACCGCGACCCAGATGGGTAACAGCACTGCTCCCGGCGACGTGACGCAGTGGGATGGCACTCTGAACTGGATGCAGACGAACACGCCGCAGGAAGGCAACTACGGCGGTGCCGGAAACTCGATGAAGTATTACGGCACCTACACCGAAGATGACGGTGATTACGACTATCCAAAGGGAAGCTACGGCGTCATGTCGTGGTGGGACTACGGTCACTGGATTACGGTCGAAGGTGAGCGGATCCCGAACGCCAATCCGTTCCAGGAGGGCGCGATCACGGCCGCGAACTACCTGCTCGCCCAGAACGAGTCCGAGGCAAATCAAATCCTGAACACCCTCGGCGATAAGAGCGAGCAGACGCGCTACGTCATGGTCGATTGGAAGATGGTCGAAACCCGTGGACGATCGGGTAACGCGAAGTTCTTCGCGCCGACGGTGTTCAACAAAAACGTCTCACAATCGACGTTCACCGACTACATCGTGCTCGGACAGAACCAGTATATCGTACAACACAAACAGCCGTACTACGAGAGCATGATGGTTCGACTGTACCAGTATCACGGGAGCGCGGTCGAGCCGAAACCCATCGTTCTCGACTGGAATTCTCAATCCTATCGACAGAACGGTCAGACGCTATCGTACAAGACGGCACCGCCGAACGCGACCGTCGTGAAAAAGTTCGATACGATGCAGGAGGCCAGAGAGTACGTCAAAAACGATCCGACGTCACAGATCGGCGGAATCGGACCGTATCCGAGCGAGCGCGTTCCGGCGCTCGAACACTACCGCGTCGTGAAAGAGAGTCAATCACAGGCGACACAAGACCCGTCGCACGTTCAGATCCTCCGTCAGCGACTGGGGCTGCTCCAACAGGCGGGAGCTACGGGGCAGGATTACTTCCGTACTTCGCCATCGTGGGTGAAGGCGTTCGAACGAGTCCCCGGTGCGACGGTGAAGGGGACGGGCCCGGCTAACACTACCATCACGGCCTCCGTGCAGATGAAAGCGGACACGGGAAGCACGTTCACTTACACGCAGAAAGCCAAGACGGACGGCAATGGTGAGTTCACGATGACCGTGCCGTACTCCACGACGGGCTACGATGAATGGGGAACAGAGAAGGGGTACACGAACGTCAGCGTCCGCGCAACCGGTCCGTACGAGTTCCGAACGCCGACGAAGGCCGGTGGCGATGGGTTCCAGTTCACCAACGGAACGGCACAGGTCTCGGAAGGACAAGTGCTCGGCGAGAACGATAACCCCGTCACGGTCTCGGTTGACCAGCAGCAGACGATTCCGGTCGAAGGCGCGAACAACTCCACCGGAAACGACTCCGCAGGCCCAACGATGCCCGGCAACGGAACGAACGGCAACTCGTCCGCCGGAAACGGGTCGGTCGGTAACAACTCGACGGGTAACGAGTCGAATTCGCTTCCCAGCCCTGCATCGCCCTTGACCCGAGTCGGCCTCGTCGGTGCATACGCCGCAACGTTGGTCGTCGCACGCCGCGACTGAACCGCCTTCGTTTCCGTCCTCTTTTAAACTCCTCCCCTATCCTCATATTCACGCCCCACGTAGCGAGGAACAGTGACGGGAGACGAGCGAGAACGCGCCGGTGTTGAAGACGGATGGGAATCGTTTTTTGGCTGGCCCGGAAACTCGGGAGCGATGCGTTCCCTGTTGACCATTTACCTAAAGGGCGTCTGTATGGGTGCCGCCGACGCGGTCCCCGGCGTCTCAGGCGGAACGATCGCCCTCATCACGGGGATTTACGAGCGACTCATCTCGGCAGTCGCGTCGTTCGATCCCAGAATCGTGACGAGTGCCCTCCAAGTCCACAAACCGGAAGAACGTGCGAAAGTTCGGGAGATGCTCGCGGAAATGGATCTGCCGTTTCTGCTCGCGCTCGGTGCGGGGATCGCAACCGCGATCATGACCGTAACGGGATTAGTGACGGCCGCGAGCGAACGGGTTCCCGTGCTCCTCTTTGCGTTTTTCTTCGGCCTCATCGCGGCATCGGCTATCGTCCTCTACGACGAGGTTTCGGTCGAGACGCCGGGACAGGTCGGTGCTGCCATCGCGGGATTCGCTCTCGCGTTCTTCGTGGCCGGTGCAGTCGAGCAAGGTGGCGGGTCGCCACCACTGCCGCTCGTTTTTTTCACCGGCATGATTGCCATCAGCGCGATGGTGCTTCCGGGTATCTCCGGAGCGCTCATCCTCTATCTCCTCGGACAGTACGAGTACCTTTCGCGCAACCTGCATGGG of the Haladaptatus caseinilyticus genome contains:
- a CDS encoding glycosyltransferase; the protein is MNRLAKASAVVIAVAAVPYFVFLALYGLIRPSGSPARKRDDKPSVSIVLPTYNEADIIEKKLDDLLELDYPMEAIELVVVDSSDDETPYLIRDYLADHEHPSLNLIEEEERRGLAPALNDAYAAAANEMVVKTDCDSFVANDALHVAATNLADPDVAAVTGQNAEVLGGSEVEEGYRGIQAHIQTLESHLDSTLIFHGPFSAFENDAIVPLDPNSLADDTELALKIRRNGKRVVFDPNIRYSEASHSDFTKRRLQKDRRGMGLIRLLVQHRDALGRYGKYGGLVLPFNWWFMIVSPWLVALSIGLLTGAALVAAGPFGLVVPAGLGLFVRLGGSDRLGSLQPLYAIFDAQVSLFRASLELLRGDGDGTWEIDEELREAFE
- a CDS encoding DUF368 domain-containing protein is translated as MRSLLTIYLKGVCMGAADAVPGVSGGTIALITGIYERLISAVASFDPRIVTSALQVHKPEERAKVREMLAEMDLPFLLALGAGIATAIMTVTGLVTAASERVPVLLFAFFFGLIAASAIVLYDEVSVETPGQVGAAIAGFALAFFVAGAVEQGGGSPPLPLVFFTGMIAISAMVLPGISGALILYLLGQYEYLSRNLHGFKDAVVALLEGGSFDALIASGTVVITFVLGAGVGVLTISKIVSWALDHYRAATLTFLVSLMVGALRFPVEEIFRADAFAWTPTVLGSAVLAAIVGGGAVLLLDRYTDDLDY
- a CDS encoding glycosyltransferase family 2 protein gives rise to the protein MNSFEVIVVNDANLDICEARNAGIKVASGDVVALTDDDCRPGPEWLTNIWTEFERNSDLVCLEGAVQGGRTYTGTRKYVGCNLSFDRETALMIGGFRSEYAGWRDDTEFGWRMERDTDGRSQFCAAVRMSHPDHPRANIDEDLERKLRAEYPIRYKKILVPDTIIGKLNDWLWRRGIWDYVDSARDGGLK
- a CDS encoding oligosaccharyl transferase, archaeosortase A system-associated, whose amino-acid sequence is MSQGTEQVEESSNIADSVLDQIEDWYHVPALALLLGFMLWVRLQSYDRFIVNGEVFFSGNDAWYHLRQVQYTVNNWPATMPFDPWTFYPFGTSVGQFGTLYDQLVATAALIVGLGDPSQKTVALTLLVAPAVFGTLVAIPTYFVGKRLGGRLGGLFGVLVLVLIPGEFLRRGLVGFSDHNIVEPFFQTLAVLAMMVAVSVAERERPVFELLADRDFDSVRRPLGYSVLAGIATALYLWTWPPGVLLIGIFGVFFLLKLTADYVRGISPDHLAFVASVSMGVTGLLLFVPLGTVSFSATKFSLLQPFMAFAISVGAGFMTWLAREWDDRDLSTALYPVAIFGILAVGTLVVYVALPRLFGLIQTNLVRFVGFNAGAAQRTIGEAQPFLQSGQSLASAVIPQYGLTFFTAIIGALVMVWRSVSADEHQAEKLLVLVWAAFITAAAFTQVRFNYYLAVPVAVLNAYLLGWVLGFVGFDSSSREAIQNVEIYQVLAVVFVIMLVIPGLVMPVQVGNTRTATATQMGNSTAPGDVTQWDGTLNWMQTNTPQEGNYGGAGNSMKYYGTYTEDDGDYDYPKGSYGVMSWWDYGHWITVEGERIPNANPFQEGAITAANYLLAQNESEANQILNTLGDKSEQTRYVMVDWKMVETRGRSGNAKFFAPTVFNKNVSQSTFTDYIVLGQNQYIVQHKQPYYESMMVRLYQYHGSAVEPKPIVLDWNSQSYRQNGQTLSYKTAPPNATVVKKFDTMQEAREYVKNDPTSQIGGIGPYPSERVPALEHYRVVKESQSQATQDPSHVQILRQRLGLLQQAGATGQDYFRTSPSWVKAFERVPGATVKGTGPANTTITASVQMKADTGSTFTYTQKAKTDGNGEFTMTVPYSTTGYDEWGTEKGYTNVSVRATGPYEFRTPTKAGGDGFQFTNGTAQVSEGQVLGENDNPVTVSVDQQQTIPVEGANNSTGNDSAGPTMPGNGTNGNSSAGNGSVGNNSTGNESNSLPSPASPLTRVGLVGAYAATLVVARRD
- a CDS encoding glycosyltransferase yields the protein MSDDSPSVAILHDRFPQIGGGEKFAIEAARTLDAPIYTMYVYPGTEIPDDVRVVPIKQGKYARGLSKHILAWKNEGSNPLETLSVAMDMTDAHPELTEYDVILGSAPLSKHYIPTVDQTIIHYPHSPPRWLYDLYRDRMESFDYPGVRFVLKAYAKWWRALDKEANDYVDTFVANSELIRDRIRRYYHRDAEVVYPPVTGDWRNEGDEGYFVTWSRLAPEKRMPLLAEAFTELDERLIIAGDGADREKVERIARDHDNIEILGFVEDIESLVARSTGVIYAPVQEDFGLVGAEALMAGKPLLGVNEGFTKYQVEEGVTGELFEPAVESIRDEVRKFDSGKYDCDVIQKYAEKYRHDAFQEGLQNVAGYVPEDE
- a CDS encoding sulfatase-like hydrolase/transferase translates to MTNIAVVVLDTLRKDAFDKHFEWLPGKRFENAWSTSHWTVPAHGSLFTGKYASEAGVYRHAEMLNCDDSVLAERLRNTGYTTRAFSGNPNISRQFEFHRGFSQFEGSWRLQAIDRNLFDWDKFIAKTERMGPQRFPLALWKCISGDCSTVPSLRRGVILKLRDMGYGSKSVDDGAREALSFVQATEFGEQEFLFLNLMEAHSPYSAPEEYQTVTPPNISGLNATMDEPTDDPDRIRQAYDDEVRYLSNMYRRIFEELKKEFSVIITLSDHGELLGEHDAWEHMYGIYPELTHVPLCVYKGENDTTSSDETVSILDVHRTVLEVAKIDADSRGRDLRKPIEAREVLTEYHGLSDRHYYALKNNGYEDIDYLKTELRGFAKDGYYGHQTFDGFEEHGSGVEGDPRDRLKDLITQLAVIETRDDVDLSDSVKQQLEDLGYA
- a CDS encoding oligosaccharide flippase family protein, yielding MSTDASEVSFGGETVNATVAKFAMAASGFVGTILFARLLDPTLLGGFYLLLGLVKIADRPIHGWAIAAKKRFSEHDVRDESIVGAQIVFIIVWLVFVAAISFFLSGWLREYTKLTTAPLLFLLLLASEPLYEPFEKLLQARGQIGVATWLDTLRSYLTLPFQIWLVLAGFGTAGLVYGLAGATVLSLPAIFYYLHTPPALPTISVLRSLWRYAKYSVPSSFFGTIYDRFDVLLLGLLLTPTAAGYYEVAAKLTLPAIFVGNAAASGLMARVSNRRSKNQDVSADVYNALSFTSILAIPIFFGALALSQSLVVTFYGPRYAPAGALLIFIAAYRLLKSQNAPLTQTINGLNSPETTMRISAGTLAINIVLGVVLVLQIGAVGVAVATLIAEGARYLSLLTVVRGRIPGVRFLPRTLLEQFSAGVIMFLIVSLAHRIVPVRSWPDLFTLLAIGAAIYILTLLLVSSRLRQTIGSVLRGSQIERFVPHQILDW